A section of the Cottoperca gobio chromosome 17, fCotGob3.1, whole genome shotgun sequence genome encodes:
- the pde4ca gene encoding cAMP-specific 3',5'-cyclic phosphodiesterase 4D isoform X11, with the protein MLDFALKCQSYFITVSWMFIQFKRMLNRELTQLSETSRSGNQVSEFISSTFLEKQHDMDIMSPPAKEKDKKKRPMSQISGVKKVTHSPSLAPSTIPRFGVSSSQEGLLAKEMDDINRWGIDIFKVSEYSGNRPLTVTMYSIFQERELLKSFKIPADTFITFTMTLEDHYHADVAYHNNIHAADVVQSTHVLLSTPALEAVFTDLEILAALFASAIHDVDHPGVSNQFLINTNSELALMYNDSSVLENHHLAVGFKLLQEDNCDIFQNLSKKQRQSLRKMVIDMVLATDMSKHMNLLADLKTMVETKKVTSLGVLLLDNYSDRIQVLQNMVHCADLSNPTKPLELYRQWTDRIMVEFFTQGDRERDKGMEVSPMCDKHNASIEKNQVGFIDYIVHPLWETWADLVHPDAQEILDTLEDNREWYQSMIPHSPSPHPEGPEEGALSGEASSLGGAGGSISADKFQFELTLEEEGESDTESLLEEEESYSGSRGPELSRSDSGSGLDSVSSTTRLVTKKLTTDTVRTFSLDSDKDMAEERETEQEGVSGVPRFRLGT; encoded by the exons aTGCTTGACTTTGCGCTGAAATGCCAGAGTTATTTCATCACCGTGTCGTGGATGTTCATTCAG tTCAAGAGGATGCTGAACCGAGAGCTCACCCAGCTGTCAGAAACCAGCCGTTCAGGGAACCAGGTGTCTGAGTTCATCTCTAGCACCTTCCTCG AGAAGCAACATGACATGGACATCATGTCTCCCCCCGCCAAagagaaggacaagaagaagcgGCCCATGTCCCAGATCAGCGGTGTGAAGAAGGTCACCCACAGCCCCAGCCTCGCCCCCTCCACCATCCCTCGCTTTGGGGTCAGCTCCAGCCAGGAAGGACTCCTAGCCAAG GAGATGGATGACATAAACAGATGGGGTATCGACATCTTCAAGGTCTCTGAGTATTCTGGGAATCGCCCGCTGACGGTCACCATGTACAGCATCTTCCAG GAGCGTGAACTGCTGAAGTCCTTTAAGATTCCAGCGGACACTTTTATTACCTTCACGATGACTTTGGAGGATCATTACCATGCTGATGTGGCCTACCACAACAACATCCATGCTGCAGACGTGGTCCAGTCCACACATGTGCTACTGTCCACACCTGCACTGGAG GCTGTGTTTACTGATCTGGAGATCCTCGCCGCTCTGTTTGCAAGTGCCATCCATGATGTGGATCACCCTGGAGTTTCCAATCAGTTTCTCATCAACACCA ACTCAGAGCTGGCCCTGATGTACAATGACTCGTCGGTCCTGGAGAATCACCACCTGGCTGTTGGCTTCAAGCTTCTGCAGGAAGATAACTGTGACATCTTTCAGAACCTCAGCAAAAAGCAGAGACAGTCGCTGCGCAAAATGGTCATTGATATG GTGCTGGCCACAGATATGTCTAAACACATGAACCTACTGGCAGACCTGAAAACCATGGTGGAGACCAAGAAAGTCACCAGTCTAGGAGTCCTACTCCTGGACAACTACTCAGACCGCATACAG GTCCTTCAGAACATGGTGCACTGTGCAGACCTGAGCAACCCCACCAAGCCTCTCGAGCTGTACCGGCAGTGGACAGATCGCATCATGGTGGAGTTTTTCACCCAGGGGGACAGGGAGAGGGACAAGGGCATGGAGGTCAGCCCCATGTGTGACAAACACAACGCCTCAATAGAGAAGAACCAG GTGGGATTCATTGATTACATTGTTCATCCTCTGTGGGAGACGTGGGCCGACCTCGTCCACCCTGATGCTCAGGAGATCCTGGACACACTGGAGGATAACAGAGAGTGGTACCAGAGCATGATCCCCCACAGCCCCTCACCCCACCCAGAGGGCCCGGAGGAGGGAGCCCTTTCCGGGGAAGCCTCATCGCTCGGTGGGGCCGGCGGCTCCATTTCGGCCGACAAGTTCCAGTTTGAGCTGACCttggaagaggagggagagtctGATACCGAGAGTCTTCTCGAGGAAGAGGAGAGCTACAGCGGCAGTCGGGGACCTGAACTCTCCAGAAGTGATTCTGGCAGCGGATTGGATTCAGTATCTTCTACGACTCGCCTGGTCACCAAAAAGCTCACTACTGATACAGTCAGGACGTTTTCTTTAGACTCTGATAAAGATATGgctgaagaaagagaaacagagcaggAAGGTGTCTCTGGGGTACCACGCTTCAGACTTGGCACATAG